The Montipora foliosa isolate CH-2021 chromosome 1, ASM3666993v2, whole genome shotgun sequence genome has a window encoding:
- the LOC137980477 gene encoding adenosine receptor A2b-like, with protein MEEPFCKELLLYLPSARDVEYLYSSLMVNCILNAIMAASTIILNCTAIHAVRKANGLSTSLKTLLLSLAISDLGIGLFSQPFYVALSCKSLQAIFLGCVAYSAFTAVIIFFTASSLFGVMAISLDRYLALHLHLRYQALVTRIRVIIGLTSSWSLSALLSVIFLLVEPNVFALVFSIIAAVGLLITSILYFKIYQVQRRHNIQIKQIQPHQESQGTAASTDESIKLAKKYVVGVFYVYAVFVLCYLPHAFSLLALVVRIGPHTVMKALYNFSLTVTFLNSSLNPVIYCWKMRHIRCALMEMLRNIRAGWKHRVEN; from the coding sequence ATGGAAGAACCATTTTGCAAAGAACTCTTACTTTATTTACCCTCTGCTAGGGATGTGGAATATCTTTATTCATCGTTGATGGTCAACTGCATTTTGAACGCGATTATGGCCGCCTCGACCATCATTTTAAATTGCACCGCGATTCATGCAGTGAGGAAAGCAAACGGCTTATCAACGTCTTTGAAAACGCTCCTTCTCAGCCTTGCGATTTCTGATCTCGGCATCGGTTTGTTTAGCCAACCATTTTACGTTGCTCTTTCGTGCAAATCTCTTCAAGCAATCTTTCTTGGTTGTGTCGCCTATTCAGCTTTCACAGCGGTTATAATTTTCTTTACTGCTTCGTCGTTGTTCGGTGTTATGGCCATCAGTTTGGACAGATACTTGGCTCTTCATCTTCACTTGAGATATCAAGCTCTTGTGACGCGAATTCGCGTTATCATCGGCTTAACTTCATCATGGAGTCTTAGCGCCTTGTTATCGGTTATATTTTTACTGGTCGAACCAAACGTGTTTGCCTTAGTCTTTTCCATTATTGCGGCAGTAGGGTTACTTATTACctctattctctattttaaaatttatcaaGTACAGAGGCGTCACAACATTCAAATAAAACAGATTCAGCCCCACCAAGAAAGCCAAGGAACTGCGGCCTCGACCGACGAAAGCATAAAACTTGCGAAGAAGTATGTCGTCGGAGTATTTTACGTTTACGCTGTATTTGTGCTTTGCTATCTGCCTCATGCCTTTAGTTTGTTGGCTTTAGTGGTTCGAATAGGGCCACACACTGTAATGAAAGCTCTGTACAATTTCTCGTTGACAGTAACGTTTCTGAACTCATCTCTAAACCCAGTTATATACTGCTGGAAGATGCGACACATTCGGTGTGCATTGATGGAAATGTTGCGAAACATCCGAGCGGGCTGGAAACACCGGGTTGAGAACTGA
- the LOC137980470 gene encoding adenosine receptor A2b-like — translation MEEPFCKELLLYLPSARDVEYLYSSLMVNCILNAIMAASTIILNCTAIHAVRKANGLSTSLKTLLLSLAISDLGIGLFSQPFYVALSCKSLQAIFLGCVAYSAFTAVIIFFTASSLFGVMAISLDRYLALHLHLRYQALVTRIRVIIGLTSSWSLSALLSVIFLLVEPNVFALVFSIIAAVGLLITSILYFKIYQVQRRHNIQIKQIQPHQESQGTAASTDESIKLAKKYVVGVFYVYAVFVLCYLPHAFSLLALVVRIGPHTVMKALYNFSLTVTFLNSSLNPVIYCWKMRHIRYAFMEMLQNIRAGWKHRVEN, via the coding sequence ATGGAAGAGCCATTCTGCAAAGAACTCTTACTTTATTTACCCTCTGCTAGGGATGTGGAATATCTTTATTCATCGTTGATGGTCAACTGCATTTTGAACGCGATTATGGCCGCCTCGACCATCATTTTAAATTGCACCGCGATTCATGCAGTGAGGAAAGCAAACGGCTTATCAACGTCTTTGAAAACGCTCCTTCTCAGCCTTGCGATTTCTGATCTCGGCATCGGTTTGTTTAGCCAACCATTTTACGTTGCTCTTTCGTGCAAATCTCTTCAAGCAATCTTTCTTGGTTGTGTCGCCTATTCAGCTTTCACAGCGGTTATAATTTTCTTTACTGCTTCGTCGTTGTTCGGTGTTATGGCCATCAGTTTGGACAGATACTTGGCTCTTCATCTTCACTTGAGATATCAAGCTCTTGTGACGCGAATTCGCGTTATCATCGGCTTAACTTCATCATGGAGTCTTAGCGCCTTGTTATCGGTTATATTTTTACTGGTCGAACCAAACGTGTTTGCCTTAGTCTTTTCCATTATTGCGGCAGTAGGGTTACTTATTACctctattctctattttaaaatttatcaaGTACAGAGGCGTCACAACATTCAAATAAAACAGATTCAACCCCACCAAGAAAGCCAAGGAACTGCGGCCTCGACCGACGAAAGCATAAAACTTGCGAAGAAGTATGTCGTCGGAGTATTTTACGTTTACGCTGTATTTGTGCTTTGCTATCTGCCTCATGCCTTTAGTTTGTTGGCTTTAGTGGTTCGAATAGGGCCACACACTGTAATGAAAGCTCTGTACAATTTCTCGTTGACAGTAACGTTTCTGAACTCATCTCTAAACCCAGTTATATACTGCTGGAAAATGCGACACATTCGGTATGCGTTTATGGAAATGTTGCAAAACATCCGAGCGGGCTGGAAACACCGGGTTGAGAACTGA
- the LOC138005666 gene encoding 2-hydroxyacylsphingosine 1-beta-galactosyltransferase-like encodes MSTVIVLFITCHFAVSKVQNSHIIGIPNVSTSHGLVFVKIGRELAKRGHNYTLVVPFWQEEILRENGESFTPFDIKAYATETTDRDLENMIMNEVEGKLALAEKIKFWTSICESLMENGDLLDSLRGANLVVCDIASICCAIVADYLDIIRVDLSPSGFTDPYLSFIHNFPSPVAFVPHGTIKFPKKLTFLYRMQNLMLYFLGYVMHELVLIPPFDRLWRSKVNNSSFSSLSEVFESSGLLLIANDFALEFPRPLGAHVKIVGPILPDPPKPLSQETETFVTQGHPQDLVLVSFGTVLSNFKSDFVETIAHGLANVSAKVIWKHKGQHPHNIGETIRIVNWMKQNDLLGHPSTKVFLTHGGLNSILEGAYHGTPMVVLPLFGDQSANAMKVYEAGIGVVIELEGLTPEVVSNALTEVLKNTKYKESAERVSKRIRLRRVSPAEEACDWIEYGLYNNAGLHLRSQADNLCFFQLYLLDVLFVTAVILLGLSVLFYFSLKFCIFFTIQFFSRKVKIV; translated from the coding sequence ATGAGTACGGTCATCGTATTGTTTATAACTTGCCACTTTGCTGTAAGCAAAGTACAGAACTCTCATATCATTGGAATACCAAATGTAAGTACAAGTCATGGACTAGTTTTTGTAAAAATCGGTCGAGAGCTTGCCAAGAGAGGCCACAACTACACACTTGTTGTTCCGTTCTGGCAAGAGGAAATCCTCAGAGAGAATGGAGAAAGTTTTACTCCGTTCGACATCAAGGCATACGCTACGGAAACCACGGACAGAGACCTGGAAAACATGATAATGAACGAAGTGGAAGGGAAACTCGCTTTAGCGgagaaaataaagttttggACGTCTATTTGCGAAAGTTTGATGGAAAACGGAGATTTGCTGGACAGCCTTCGAGGAGCAAACTTGGTTGTTTGCGATATTGCGAGTATTTGTTGCGCAATTGTGGCAGACTATTTGGACATTATTCGTGTTGATTTATCGCCTTCTGGTTTCACCGATCCTTATTTAAGTTTCATTCATAACTTCCCTTCACCCGTAGCATTTGTACCCCACGGAACTATCAAATTTCCCAAGAAGTTAACATTTCTTTACAGGATGCAGAACTTAATGCTCTACTTTCTTGGGTATGTGATGCATGAATTAGTTTTAATTCCGCCGTTTGATCGATTATGGAGATCAAAGGTAAACAACAGTTCATTTTCAAGTCTCAGCGAGGTATTTGAGAGCAGTGGCTTGCTATTGATAGCTAATGATTTTGCACTGGAATTTCCAAGGCCTTTAGGAGCTCATGTTAAAATAGTCGGTCCCATACTTCCAGATCCGCCTAAACCGCTGTCACAAGAAACAGAGACCTTCGTCACACAGGGTCACCCACAAGATCTAGTGTTAGTGTCATTTGGAACAGTACTTTCAAATTTCAAGTCTGATTTTGTTGAAACAATTGCTCATGGACTTGCAAATGTGTCTGCCAAGGTGATATGGAAGCATAAAGGACAACATCCACATAACATTGGCGAAACTATAAGAATAGTAAATTGGATGAAACAAAATGATCTCTTGGGTCATCCATCCACAAAAGTATTCTTGACGCATGGTGGGTTGAACAGCATTCTTGAAGGTGCATACCATGGGACACCGATGGTTGTCCTGCCTCTTTTTGGTGACCAATCTGCAAATGCTATGAAAGTTTATGAAGCAGGAATTGGTGTTGTCATTGAACTTGAGGGTTTGACGCCCGAAGTTGTCTCAAATGCATTAACTGAAGTCCTTAAAAACACTAAATACAAAGAGAGTGCTGAAAGGGTTTCTAAACGTATTCGGCTGAGACGTGTCTCTCCAGCTGAAGAGGCCTGTGACTGGATCGAATATGGCCTGTATAATAATGCTGGACTGCATTTAAGGAGTCAAGCTGATAATTTATGCTTTTTTCAACTGTATCTTCTTGATGTCTTGTTTGTCACAGCTGTAATTCTTCTTGGTCTTAGtgttctgttttatttttctttgaagttttgcattttctttacgATACAATTTTTCTCCAGGAAGGTAAAGATAGTATGA